From the genome of Luteitalea sp.:
CTGGACCGCTCGGGCTGCATCGACCACCAATGTGCCGAGCTTGCGCCGCTGCTTCGGGCTGAGCGCGAGGCATGGCGCCTCCTCGAGCAGCTTCTGATGACGACGTTGTACGGAGCACTCGCGCTCACCCAGATGCAGCACGGTCCCGTGGTGGTCGCCGAGCACCTGGAACTCGATGTGCCGTGGAGCCTCGATGAACTTCTCGAGATAGACGTCCCCGACACCAAACGACGCCTGTGCCTCCCGCTGGGCTGTTCGCAGCGCGCGTCCCAGCTCGGACGCCTCGCGTACCACGCGCATCCCTCGCCCGCCACCGCCGGCCGACGCCTTGATGATTACAGGATATTCAAGATCTTTGGCACTCCGAATTGCCTGCTCTTCGCTATCGACCGGCCCGTCGCTTCCCGGCAGTATGGGGACGCCAGCTTTCTTCATCACACGCCGTGCCCGCGCCTTGTCGCCCATCAGCCGGAGGACGTTGGGAGTCGGGCCGATGAACTTGACGTGGCAGGCTTCGCACACTTCAGCGAGGTAGGCACTCTCCGCGAGAAAACCGTAACCTGGATGAATCGCCTCAGCGCCGGTGATCTCCGCAGCGCTGATCACGGCGGGTACGTTCAAATAGCTCTCGCTACTGCGCGGCGGGCCAATGCACACGGCGTCGTCGGCAAACCGCACGTGCAGGGTGTTCTCGTCGGCTTCCGAGTACACCGCGACGGTCTGCACCCCGAGCTCCCGGCAGGCGCAGATCACGCGTAGGGCGACCTCGCCTCGATTGGCGATAAGGATCTTCTTGAACATAGCGGACAAGCATCAACCGGTTCGTCGTTCTTGGTCTTTGGTTCGCTCTCGCGGACCAAAGCACCGAAGCGCCTAGACACACCACGGTCCAAGAGCCAGGAACCTCGGATCACTCTGCTCGGATCGCAAAGAGGCGCTCGCCGTACTGGACCGGCTGGCCATTCTCGATGAAGACTTGCACGATCTCACCTTCGTGCTCGCAGGTGATCTCGTTCATCAACTTCATCGCTTCTATGATGCAAATGACTTGTCCCTTCCTGACGACATCCCCAACATCGAAAAAGAAGGGAGCTCCTGGCGCCGGGGAACGGTAAAACGTCCCCACAATCGGAGAGGTGACGATCGCCAAGTCCGGGTCTGCGGCTTCCTCGGCGGGCGGCGGCGCCAGCGGGACATCGGCTGCGGCGGGCGGCGAATCACTCGTGGCAGCGGCGGGAAGAGGCGCAGCCGCGGGCGCACTCGAGTTTCCAGAGACGACGGCGGCGTGCCCACCTTGTTTTTGGATGCGGATCTTGACGCCGCCCTGCTCGAGCTCGAACTCCGTCAGGTCGTGCTCGCGAACGAGCTCGAGAATCTCTTTGATCTGGTCGAGGTTCATGGTGTCGGTCATCTCACCCGCCACGCGCGGTCCACGCGGGTGAGTAACTCACACCCGTTGGCCGTCACCAGCACATCGTCCTCGATCCGCACGCCACCCAGGCCCACGACGTATGCCCCGGGCTCAATGGTGCAGACGATGCCCTTCTCGAGCGGGGGCGAGGGCGCCGTCCAGGACTGCCGGCGACCGAGCCGTGGCGCTTCGTGCACTTCCAACCCCAACCCGTGCCCGGTGCTGTGGGCAAAAGCCTCAGCCAGGCCGGCCCGAGCCAAGCTGTCGCGAGCGGCCGCGTCGACCGCTTCGGGCGCCACACCTGGACACAGCACCGCGATCGCCGCCTGCTGCGCCTCGCACACGGCCTCATGCATCTGCACCAGCTTCGCCGAGGGCGAGCCCAACAGGACCGTCCGCGACAGGTCAACGCAGTATCCGTTGTACACGCCACCGAAGTCCAGCACCACCGCGTCCCCGTCGGCGAGCACCCGCTCGGTCGGCGTGGCGTGCGGCATGGCACTATTCGGGCCGGAGGCCACAATCGTGTCGAACGCGGGCCGTGAAAAACCGCCGCGCCGAAGGCGCCACTCGATCTCGGCCGCGACCTCCGTCTCGGTGCGACCAGGCCTCACGACCTCACTCAGCACGCCCGCAGCCACATCCGAGAGGCGGACCGCCGCCGCTCGCAGCACCGCAATCTCCTGCTCATCTTTCCGCAAACGCGCTGTTTCGACAACCTCGCTGACCGCCAGGAGCTCCATTCGGGGCCCGAGGGCGGCGACCAGGCGGCCGTGCTGTTCGATCGTCGTGTGGGCCACTTCCACGCCCACGCGCCCAAGTTGACTTTCGGCAGCAAGCGAGGCCATCACCTGCTCTGGCGGCTGCTCGCCGACCAGCGGCGTCACGAGCCCTCGCAATTCAAGCTCGTCCAGCCGCCGCTCGACCGCGGCAGCGTATCGAAAGTCCGTTATCAAGTAAAGATCCGCATCGGTCACGAATGCGGCGCCCGCCGAGGCCGCCACGCTCGTAAGGTACCGCACGTTGGGAGGGTGTGTGACGACGAGAGCGTCGATCTGCTGGCTCGCCAACGTGGCACGGATGACCGCGAGACGAGCTTCGTAGGTGGAGCGAGAGAATGGCACGGAAAGATCATACGCCGGGGACGCGGGCGAGGGACGTGACGGCACGAGGCTGCCTGCAGTAGGCTTGGCGCATGGAAGGAGTCACGATTTGCGTGGCGACTCCACGCGCTCTTTATAATCTCAAGAAGGATACCGTGCGCCCTTTGGATCGTCAGGATGCGGAGGCGCTGAAGCGGCGGCTTGGCTTGGAGGTAGGTGCCCGTACAGAAGTTTCGGTCGGTGCAAGAGATGGAGCTCGCGCCGTTGCTGACGCGCCCCGGCGACACCTTTCGCCGCTTTGCTCGACACTGCGCTCAGTATCGGCGCCTTGCCCCGCGCCGGCGGTATCCACGGGCGTGTACCGGTTCAGGTCGCTCAAAGAGGCACAGGCGGCGAGAGAGCGTATCTCCCTCGGGCTTGTGGACACATGAATCCGCCGCCATGCCATGCTCGGGTCGTCGTCTCAGCGACACGACGACCCGAGACGACGATGCCATCGTCGAGGCGAGGAGGCAAGCCATCCCGCGCGACGGCAAGCCCGGACGTGACACAAGTTGCGCTCAACGGTTGCCGTCGTGAGCCTCTATCCCTCCGGCTCGCCAACCTCGATCGGCTTCGACGCAGAAGCTGACCGGCCGCGGTCGTTCGTAACCGTGAGCGTGATGACATACTCGCCCGGTTTGGCGTAGCGATGTGTCACCTGCTTGCCCGTCCCCCTGGCTCCATCACCGAACAGCCACTCGACTGTTTCGAGCGAGGCGGCAGACGTGCAGTCGCCCGGCGACGTCGCGTCGGCCGGGCAATCGTGAGATGCCGACGCGTCCAGCTGCACGAGATCTCCTGCCTGAGGGGTGGTCGGCGAAACCGTGAAATCTACAAGGGGAGTACCGGACGGTGGCAGGACGACCCCCAACGGTACGAGACGAATGTGCACGACGCGGGCAACCGTGCCTGCATAGTCGTCGCCGACTGGCGTCACCCTGATCGTCACGATGTCGTTCCCCTCATCTGAGTTGTCGGTTTCGGCACCGGGCGGCGCTGTGTACGTCAGATACGCACGACCGCTGGCGTCAGTGGCCACCGTCTTGCTCGAGAGCCGCCCCTCGTCTGTGATCGCGCCGCGGAAGACCGTTTCCGCCCAGAGACTGAGGCCGCTCACGGGGTCGCTGCGAGCGTTTCGCGCTTCCACCGACACACGCGCCGTCGAGACGCCGTCTCGCGGCAGGATATCGGGGCTGGCCGTCACGCGAAGCGCCAAACCCAGCTCCGATGGTCCTGTGAGGGGTGGTGGGCCCGTTGGCTCGAGGCCGCACGCGGTCGTGAGCACGGCTGGCCACGTAAGCGAGAGGAGTCCAACGACGGAGCGTGAAAGGGCTGTCACATTCATCTGCGCCTCCGTAACGTCGTCAATCTACGATTCGTCCCAATCGGCAAAATGAACGGTCAGCGACCCCGCTGCCGTCACCGCTCGCCCGCGGGCGTCGCTGCCATAGAAGGAGACGTCGGCTGACGTCGAGAGAACAGCGGCACCATCGGCACCGGCGAGCGTTCGCAAGGGAGGCTCGAGCTTTGCCTGCGCGCGCACGAGCGTGAAGACAATTGGCGTCGCCGACTCGCCCACGGTAACGGTCACTGCGCCGTCGACCGCATACGGAACGTCCCTTCCTTCCTCGCGGCGCCCGTCGCTCCGCCGAAAGACGACGCGATATCGCGTGATCGTGACCACGTTCATCGCGGAGGGCACCGTTGGTGCACCAGCGGGCCCAGGGTCACGCAAGCGGACGCGCAAGACGACCCGACCCAGATCCGGATGCGCAGCGTCCGTGCGGACGTCGGAGTGGAGCAGCGTGGCAAACGAGCTGCTTCCACCCGGGGCTGCTTCTAGCCGATCGACGACCAGCTCCACGGGAGAGGTGCCCGTGCGAATGTCCGCACCGCAACCAGCGGCCACCACGAGATAGAGAACGACGCCAGTCCGCGTCGCGTGCCAAGGCATCGCGCTTACTCCTTCTTCTCTGGGATGGTGGGACGACCAGCGACCGTGCCAGGTAGGATGCGTGGCGTAATGAAGAGCAGCAACTCCTGGTCGGTACGATCCTCGACGCGGTCGCGGAACAGCCAGCCGAGAACTGGGATCCGGTGCAGCGCCGGCGTCCGGCGCTGGCTCGTTGTCTCCGCCCGGATCATGACGCCACCGATGACGGCGGTCGCCCCATCGGACACTTGAATGGTGGCCACCGCCTTGGCCGTGGAGATCGGCGGATTCGGGTTGCCGGGCACGACGCTGGCAAAGTCGGGCGCTGAGCGCTCGAGCTCGAGACGCATCACGATGGTGCCCGCCGCGGTGATCTGCGGTGTGACGTTGAGCTTGAGCGACGCGTCCTTGAACTGCACGGTGGGCGGCTGCAGCGCGGCGAAGATCGGTGCGTCGGTCTGACCACCGACCGGCGTCGCTTGCGTGACGTAGGGAATCTGCGTGCCTTGCTGCACTTCCGCCTCGACGTTGTTCTGCGTCATCACGCGCGGCGCCGACAGCACGCGCGCTTTGCCCATTTGCTCCAGCGCCGACAGCGCGAGATCGAGCCGTACGGCTCCGTCGACCGAGCCAAGCGACAACTGGACGCCGTCGCGACCTTCGCCGGGCTCCGCGCCGGATCCCGCACTGAGCGCCGCGTTGTTCGGGAACACCAGGGGAAGCGTGTTGCCAAGTCGTGTCGAGGCCTCGGCAGAGAGGCCCAAGCGCACGCCCAGCTCTCGCGAGAAATCGCGCGTCGTCTGCACGATGCGCGCTTGAATCTCGACCTGCGGTTGCGCGACGTCGAGGGTGCCGACGAGCCGTGCCGCGCGGTCTAGCCCCTCAGGCAGATCGATGAGGATCAGTGTGTTGGTTGCTTCATCGATCTCGACCTCGCCGTACGGTGTCAGGCCAACTTTCTCGACGAGCGGTGCAAGCGTTCGCGCGCGGGCGTAGCTGAGCGTGATCGTGCGGAACGCCTTGTGCGAGAGCGCACGCTCGCGCTGCTGGGCTTCCAAACGCTTGCGCCGCTCGGCGGCCTCGCTCACCAGGACGCTGAGAGGGGCCACGCGCAACACGCGTGCCTCGCGCTGGGCTCCGAGCCGATGGGTGCGCAAAATCACATCCAGGGCCTGATCCCATTCGACATCACGCAGGGTGACATCGACCAAGCCTTCGATGCCCGGATCGAGCACGAGGCTGAGGTCGGCAAGCGTCGCAAGCGCGCGCAGCGCCGCGCGGACGTCGACCCGTCGGAAATCGAGGCTGACGGTGGGCTCGCGAGGGGAGCGCTCACTCGTACGTAGGACCGGCTTCATCCTGTCGGACGACTGCTGGGCGACGGGGCCGCCCTCAACAGGGCCCCCAAGTGAGAGCATCGACAGCACTACTGAGCCAATGAGCGAGGTCATCGAGCCTCCTCTCCGTCTTCGCGACTCTGTCGCTTCGGCGAGACAAGTCCGCCTCGCGTCGACGAGGCATGTCCTCCCTCGAGACGTCTCCACACCTCGCGCGTTGCACCTCCGCCTTCGCGACTACGTCGCTTCGGCGAGACAAGTCCGCCTCTGCGTCGTCTGGGCGAGGCACGCTCGAACAACGCCGCGTCACAGGTGACACGCGCGACGCGCGAGTCGCGCAGGCGATCCCCGGCGGCGATCGCCCACGACCGACCGCTGGACGAACGAATGACGGCGGCTTGACGCGCCGTGCTGCACGCAACACCTATCAGCACGACACCATCGAGCGTCAGGTCGGAGAGGCGCGTCTCGACCGGTCGCACACGACGAGAGACGGGACCGACGCTGTCTTCGGCGACCGGTGGAGTGAACGGGTCGCGCTCTTGCGCCGCGGAGTGTGGCGCTTGTGCGGCCGCGAGCGCCAAACGGCCCACCATCGTCGCCGTGAGGGCGGAGAAGAAGACCGGCCTCTGACGTCTCACGAAGCACCTCTCTCCCATGGACTGATCCGTGCGACCACACAGGAGGCGCGGAGGCGCGTGCGCCCTTGCTCGCGGGCAGCGACCGACAACGTCAGCTCCAAGAGATCACTGGTTTCGTCCTGTTCCAACGCTCCAATGAACCGGTGCAGCCGCGCGAACGTGCCTTCCAGGTCGAAGGTGGCCTGCCACGCCCCAGGACTGCCGTTGCCTGTCGTCGGCATTGGCTTGAACCCGTGGAGCTGCAGGCCGTGCGACTGAGCCAGACCGCCGACCGTTTCCAACCAGGTGGCCATGGTCGACGGTGATTTCCACCGTGTGCGCTCTCGTGCCAGTCGATGCGCTCGTGCACGGAGCGTGTCACGCAACTTGGCGGCTCTTCCCGATGTGAGACGGTCATCCGTCACGCGCGCCTCGAGCACCGATAGCGCCTGCCGTTTCTCAGAGACTCGCGCAGCGCGCGGTCCAAGCACGATGCGCCACGCCGTGACGCCGACAGCGGCGCTCAACGCGATCACCACAATCAATCGGCGAGCCTCAGTCGACGGGGCCAACATCATGGTCGAGTGCTCCTCTTCTGCGTCTCTGCCGGCCGCAACCTGCCTCGTAAGGTGAAAGTGAAGGCCGAGCCGTCTACACTTGTCGTGGTGCCGCGAGCTCGCCCGCTGTTCGGTTCGGGCACAGGCCCAGGGGGTGCGGACACCGATACCGGGCGAGCGTGGCGCACTTCGCTCAGGTCGGTTGGGCCGTCGAAGACGGGGAGCGCAGACAGTTGGTTGGCAAGGGTAACGAGCGATGAAAGCGATTGGCCGCGCCCCTGAATCGTCATCTCGGCGCGCCGTACGTCGAGGCGCTCCAGCCAGACGTCTTCCGGTAACGCTCCGCTCAAGACGGCCAGCACTGGTGCGACACCTG
Proteins encoded in this window:
- the accC gene encoding acetyl-CoA carboxylase biotin carboxylase subunit: MFKKILIANRGEVALRVICACRELGVQTVAVYSEADENTLHVRFADDAVCIGPPRSSESYLNVPAVISAAEITGAEAIHPGYGFLAESAYLAEVCEACHVKFIGPTPNVLRLMGDKARARRVMKKAGVPILPGSDGPVDSEEQAIRSAKDLEYPVIIKASAGGGGRGMRVVREASELGRALRTAQREAQASFGVGDVYLEKFIEAPRHIEFQVLGDHHGTVLHLGERECSVQRRHQKLLEEAPCLALSPKQRRKLGTLVVDAARAVQYTNAGTFEFLMDAQGNVYFIEANTRLQVEHGVTEAITGIDIVKEQIRVAAGERLSFKQGDLKFTGHAIECRINAEHPEDFTPSPGLIQVFSVPGFAGVRLDTFAHAECTVPPYYDSLVAKVITHGRDRQEAIERMRRTLEMTVIEGIHTTVPLHLRILKDPDFVAGRVNTAFLERFQRPLGQGGTLAETA
- the accB gene encoding acetyl-CoA carboxylase biotin carboxyl carrier protein, whose product is MNLDQIKEILELVREHDLTEFELEQGGVKIRIQKQGGHAAVVSGNSSAPAAAPLPAAATSDSPPAAADVPLAPPPAEEAADPDLAIVTSPIVGTFYRSPAPGAPFFFDVGDVVRKGQVICIIEAMKLMNEITCEHEGEIVQVFIENGQPVQYGERLFAIRAE
- a CDS encoding M24 family metallopeptidase; amino-acid sequence: MPSRPSPASPAYDLSVPFSRSTYEARLAVIRATLASQQIDALVVTHPPNVRYLTSVAASAGAAFVTDADLYLITDFRYAAAVERRLDELELRGLVTPLVGEQPPEQVMASLAAESQLGRVGVEVAHTTIEQHGRLVAALGPRMELLAVSEVVETARLRKDEQEIAVLRAAAVRLSDVAAGVLSEVVRPGRTETEVAAEIEWRLRRGGFSRPAFDTIVASGPNSAMPHATPTERVLADGDAVVLDFGGVYNGYCVDLSRTVLLGSPSAKLVQMHEAVCEAQQAAIAVLCPGVAPEAVDAAARDSLARAGLAEAFAHSTGHGLGLEVHEAPRLGRRQSWTAPSPPLEKGIVCTIEPGAYVVGLGGVRIEDDVLVTANGCELLTRVDRAWRVR
- a CDS encoding PKD domain-containing protein produces the protein MNVTALSRSVVGLLSLTWPAVLTTACGLEPTGPPPLTGPSELGLALRVTASPDILPRDGVSTARVSVEARNARSDPVSGLSLWAETVFRGAITDEGRLSSKTVATDASGRAYLTYTAPPGAETDNSDEGNDIVTIRVTPVGDDYAGTVARVVHIRLVPLGVVLPPSGTPLVDFTVSPTTPQAGDLVQLDASASHDCPADATSPGDCTSAASLETVEWLFGDGARGTGKQVTHRYAKPGEYVITLTVTNDRGRSASASKPIEVGEPEG
- the pilQ gene encoding type IV pilus secretin PilQ, with translation MTSLIGSVVLSMLSLGGPVEGGPVAQQSSDRMKPVLRTSERSPREPTVSLDFRRVDVRAALRALATLADLSLVLDPGIEGLVDVTLRDVEWDQALDVILRTHRLGAQREARVLRVAPLSVLVSEAAERRKRLEAQQRERALSHKAFRTITLSYARARTLAPLVEKVGLTPYGEVEIDEATNTLILIDLPEGLDRAARLVGTLDVAQPQVEIQARIVQTTRDFSRELGVRLGLSAEASTRLGNTLPLVFPNNAALSAGSGAEPGEGRDGVQLSLGSVDGAVRLDLALSALEQMGKARVLSAPRVMTQNNVEAEVQQGTQIPYVTQATPVGGQTDAPIFAALQPPTVQFKDASLKLNVTPQITAAGTIVMRLELERSAPDFASVVPGNPNPPISTAKAVATIQVSDGATAVIGGVMIRAETTSQRRTPALHRIPVLGWLFRDRVEDRTDQELLLFITPRILPGTVAGRPTIPEKKE